The Litchfieldia alkalitelluris genome has a window encoding:
- a CDS encoding adenine deaminase C-terminal domain-containing protein: protein MLDQRYRWKNKKLREHVAVIDGKLAPTLLLKNAMYLNQMIKKWILANIWIYEDRIVYVGEKFPDNTKGCEVVDCSNLFLVPGYIEPHAHPSQLYNPHSFAQYASQSGTTTIINDNLTLALHSDKKKAFSLISELRQLPVSMYWWCRFDPQTEIQDEEMVFSHANIRSWLEHDAVLQGGELTAWPKLLDGDDLMLHWIQEAKRMRKQIEGHFPGASEKTLAKLMLLGADCDHESMSGQDVMNRLLQGYTTSLRYSSIRPDLPTILDEIHELGIDQYDKFFLTTDGSPPSFYEQGMIDLLIKIAIDKGVPIEDAYNMATINIAKYYNIEYLHGNIATGRVANINFLSAKNQPTPVSVLAKGQWIKINNEVVPNSMQVNWEAHDIKKLQLDWELSMDDLQFSMPFGMEMVNSVIMKPFSVTIDASSSTISTNHDESLLMLVDRKGKWRINTIIKGFANKVSGFASSFSNTGDIILIGKSKEDMILAFNRMKELGGGIVLTEDGQVIHEIPLPLIGHMSDRSMEDLMVEEKQLTILLRERGYQYSDPIYTLLFLSSTHLPYIRITPRGIYDVMNKMVLFPSIMR from the coding sequence ATGCTTGATCAACGTTATAGATGGAAAAACAAAAAGCTAAGAGAGCATGTTGCTGTTATAGATGGAAAGTTAGCACCGACGTTATTACTTAAAAATGCTATGTACTTAAATCAAATGATAAAAAAATGGATACTTGCGAATATTTGGATCTATGAAGATCGTATCGTTTATGTGGGAGAGAAATTTCCTGATAATACTAAGGGCTGTGAAGTAGTTGATTGTTCTAATCTTTTTTTAGTCCCAGGCTATATCGAACCACATGCGCATCCATCTCAATTATATAATCCCCACTCTTTTGCCCAATATGCATCTCAAAGTGGAACAACAACGATTATAAATGACAACCTCACATTAGCTTTACATTCGGACAAAAAGAAAGCGTTTTCACTTATTAGTGAGCTAAGACAATTACCTGTGAGTATGTATTGGTGGTGTCGTTTTGATCCACAAACTGAAATACAAGATGAGGAGATGGTATTTTCTCATGCTAATATTAGGTCATGGTTAGAGCATGATGCGGTATTACAAGGCGGAGAGCTAACGGCTTGGCCGAAGCTTTTAGATGGAGACGATCTGATGCTGCACTGGATTCAAGAGGCGAAGAGAATGAGAAAGCAAATCGAGGGACATTTTCCAGGTGCATCGGAAAAAACATTGGCTAAGCTGATGTTACTTGGGGCAGATTGTGATCATGAATCAATGTCAGGTCAGGATGTAATGAATCGATTATTGCAAGGCTACACAACATCATTGAGATATTCATCAATAAGGCCTGATCTCCCAACCATTTTGGATGAAATTCATGAGCTTGGAATCGATCAATATGATAAGTTTTTCCTTACAACAGATGGGTCTCCACCTTCCTTTTATGAACAAGGGATGATTGATTTGTTGATTAAAATTGCTATCGATAAAGGGGTTCCTATTGAAGATGCCTATAATATGGCGACTATTAATATCGCAAAATATTATAATATCGAATATCTTCATGGAAATATTGCAACGGGTAGAGTTGCGAACATAAACTTTTTATCAGCAAAAAATCAACCAACACCTGTTTCTGTCCTCGCAAAAGGCCAGTGGATTAAGATAAACAATGAGGTTGTTCCGAATAGTATGCAGGTAAATTGGGAAGCTCATGATATTAAAAAATTACAACTAGATTGGGAGCTTTCGATGGATGATTTACAATTCTCGATGCCGTTTGGAATGGAAATGGTAAACTCAGTAATTATGAAACCGTTCTCAGTGACGATAGATGCATCTTCATCAACGATTTCAACCAACCATGATGAAAGTCTACTAATGTTAGTTGATCGAAAAGGAAAGTGGCGAATCAATACAATTATTAAAGGCTTTGCAAACAAGGTTTCTGGGTTTGCTAGTTCGTTTTCAAATACAGGAGACATTATTTTAATAGGTAAAAGCAAAGAAGATATGATTCTAGCATTTAATCGAATGAAGGAGCTTGGAGGTGGCATTGTTTTAACAGAGGATGGGCAAGTGATTCACGAAATTCCGTTGCCATTGATAGGGCATATGTCAGATAGATCAATGGAAGACTTGATGGTAGAAGAAAAGCAGTTGACTATATTATTGCGAGAGAGAGGATATCAATATAGTGATCCAATCTACACATTGTTATTTTTATCATCAACACATTTGCCATATATTCGGATTACTCCAAGGGGAATTTATGATGTGATGAATAAAATGGTACTCTTTCCGTCTATAATGCGTTAA
- a CDS encoding YgaP family membrane protein: MKPNIGVLNALVRITCGFTMVAWATAKMVKRPWRDSYLIPAILGGMKIGEGITRFCPLTYLVEKQAQNNKNPYFNKEQTEQEHEATPFNPLNKI; the protein is encoded by the coding sequence ATGAAACCAAACATTGGAGTTTTAAATGCATTAGTACGAATAACCTGTGGGTTTACAATGGTTGCTTGGGCGACTGCTAAAATGGTCAAGCGTCCTTGGAGGGATAGTTATTTAATTCCCGCCATATTAGGTGGAATGAAGATTGGTGAAGGTATTACTCGTTTTTGTCCTTTAACATACCTGGTAGAAAAGCAAGCTCAAAACAATAAAAATCCTTATTTTAACAAAGAGCAAACCGAACAAGAACACGAAGCTACACCCTTTAACCCATTAAATAAAATTTAA
- a CDS encoding EYxxD motif small membrane protein gives MLEYITDMSYVLISIIGGIIAIAFVYIKKKRVK, from the coding sequence ATGCTTGAATACATTACAGATATGTCTTATGTCTTAATCTCAATCATCGGCGGAATCATCGCCATTGCGTTCGTTTATATTAAGAAAAAGCGCGTGAAATAG
- the purD gene encoding phosphoribosylamine--glycine ligase: MNVLVVGRGGREHTIAWKVAQSQLVNTVFVAPGNPGMADVATTVEIEETDFDRLISFAKSEKIVLTIVGPEVPLSQGIVNRFQQEGLLIFGPTKEAAIIEGSKSFAKDLMKKYHIPTANYETFTSFEKARAYIEQQGAPIVIKADGLAAGKGVVVAMTLEEALTSLHEMMEEAKFGAASTQVVVEEFLQGEEFSLMAFVNGDKVYPMVISQDHKRAYDNDEGPNTGGMGAYSPVPQIPDEVVDDAVETILKPTVQAMIEENRRFTGILYAGLMLTKDGAKVIEYNARFGDPETQVVLPRLESDLLELLLQILKEEEVQLVWSEEAVIGVVLAAKGYPNDYQKGSVITGIEDFTRETTVFHAGTSMKQGEFVTNGGRVLALVSKGNTLKEAQEIVYREIKSIECTDLFYRNDIGNKAISRAFS, encoded by the coding sequence ATGAATGTATTAGTAGTCGGTCGAGGTGGAAGAGAGCATACAATAGCTTGGAAGGTAGCACAAAGCCAGTTAGTTAATACAGTTTTTGTAGCACCTGGAAATCCAGGAATGGCGGATGTAGCAACAACGGTAGAAATTGAGGAAACAGACTTTGACAGGCTCATTTCATTTGCTAAGTCTGAAAAAATAGTACTGACAATTGTTGGTCCAGAAGTTCCACTTAGCCAAGGGATCGTCAACCGTTTCCAACAGGAAGGTTTACTAATTTTTGGTCCAACAAAGGAAGCGGCGATTATTGAGGGTAGCAAATCATTTGCAAAGGACTTAATGAAAAAATATCACATCCCAACAGCAAACTATGAAACATTTACATCTTTTGAAAAAGCTCGCGCTTATATTGAGCAGCAAGGAGCACCTATTGTTATAAAAGCAGACGGGTTAGCTGCTGGAAAAGGTGTTGTCGTGGCAATGACATTGGAAGAGGCATTGACTAGCCTTCATGAAATGATGGAAGAAGCAAAGTTTGGTGCTGCTAGTACACAAGTAGTGGTTGAGGAATTTTTACAAGGTGAAGAGTTTTCGCTTATGGCTTTTGTAAATGGTGATAAGGTGTATCCGATGGTAATATCTCAAGACCATAAACGTGCATACGACAATGATGAAGGACCAAATACTGGTGGAATGGGAGCATATTCTCCAGTCCCACAAATTCCGGATGAAGTTGTAGATGATGCAGTTGAAACGATTTTGAAGCCCACAGTTCAAGCGATGATAGAAGAAAATAGACGTTTTACAGGTATTTTGTATGCGGGATTAATGTTAACTAAAGATGGGGCAAAGGTGATTGAATATAATGCTCGTTTTGGGGATCCTGAAACACAAGTCGTGTTACCAAGACTTGAGAGTGATCTTCTCGAGTTGTTGCTTCAGATTTTAAAAGAAGAAGAAGTTCAACTTGTATGGTCAGAAGAAGCGGTAATTGGTGTGGTTTTAGCTGCAAAAGGTTACCCGAATGATTATCAAAAGGGATCTGTCATTACGGGGATTGAAGATTTTACAAGGGAAACGACGGTCTTTCATGCAGGAACAAGCATGAAGCAAGGTGAGTTTGTGACGAACGGTGGTCGAGTTTTAGCTTTAGTGTCAAAAGGTAACACACTTAAAGAAGCACAGGAAATTGTTTACCGGGAAATAAAAAGCATAGAATGTACTGATTTATTTTACCGTAATGATATTGGAAATAAAGCTATTTCACGCGCTTTTTCTTAA
- the purH gene encoding bifunctional phosphoribosylaminoimidazolecarboxamide formyltransferase/IMP cyclohydrolase, whose translation MTIKRALVSVSNKEGIVPFVKSLVDQGVEVISTGGTKKTLEENGIAVIGISEVTGFPEIMDGRVKTLHPNIHGGLLAVRDNEEHMNTLQQHNITPIDLVVVNLYPFQQTIAKPDVEFADAIENIDIGGPSMLRSAAKNHQSVTVVVDPADYEIVLAELKENGEVTSETKRRLGAKVFRHTAAYDAVIAEYLTNMTGEESPESYTVTYEKKQDLRYGENPHQKAAFYKKPLGSVFSIAAATQLHGKELSYNNINDANAALQIVKEFTEPAAVAVKHMNPCGVGVGKTVEEAYDKAYQADPTSIFGGIVALNGEVDEATATKLHEIFLEIVIAPSFSEKALEILTSKKNIRLLTIDFSTTAKVEKSLTSVQGGLLVQDEDTFSFEDATITVPTKREPTEKEWEDLKLAWSVVKHVKSNAIVLAKDGMTVGVGAGQMNRVGAASIAITQAGEKAQGSALGSDAFFPMDDTVEAAAKAGVTAIIQPGGSIRDEDSIKKADEYGMTMVFTGVRHFKH comes from the coding sequence ATGACCATTAAACGAGCACTTGTAAGTGTATCTAATAAAGAAGGAATTGTTCCTTTTGTCAAATCACTAGTTGACCAAGGGGTAGAAGTAATTTCAACAGGTGGGACGAAAAAGACCCTTGAAGAAAATGGGATTGCTGTAATTGGGATTTCTGAAGTAACCGGATTTCCTGAAATCATGGACGGACGTGTAAAAACATTACATCCAAATATTCATGGAGGCCTTCTAGCAGTACGTGATAACGAAGAACATATGAATACCCTACAACAACACAATATTACTCCAATTGACTTAGTGGTTGTAAATCTTTATCCTTTCCAACAAACGATTGCAAAGCCAGATGTAGAGTTTGCTGATGCGATTGAAAATATAGATATTGGTGGACCTTCGATGCTTCGTTCTGCAGCAAAAAACCATCAGTCGGTTACTGTGGTAGTTGATCCTGCAGACTATGAAATAGTTTTAGCAGAACTAAAAGAGAATGGTGAAGTGACTTCTGAAACAAAGCGTCGTTTAGGTGCAAAGGTGTTCCGTCATACTGCAGCATATGATGCAGTCATTGCAGAATACTTAACAAATATGACAGGTGAAGAAAGTCCAGAATCCTATACAGTGACATATGAGAAAAAACAAGACCTACGATATGGGGAAAATCCTCATCAAAAGGCTGCGTTTTATAAAAAACCTCTTGGTTCTGTATTTTCAATAGCAGCAGCAACCCAGTTACATGGAAAAGAACTTTCGTACAATAATATCAATGATGCGAATGCAGCATTACAGATCGTGAAGGAATTCACTGAACCTGCAGCGGTTGCAGTAAAGCATATGAATCCTTGTGGTGTAGGTGTAGGAAAAACGGTTGAAGAAGCTTATGATAAGGCATACCAAGCTGATCCTACCTCCATTTTTGGTGGTATTGTTGCACTTAATGGGGAAGTGGATGAAGCAACTGCAACAAAATTACACGAGATTTTTCTGGAAATCGTTATAGCTCCATCATTTTCAGAGAAAGCACTAGAAATCTTAACATCAAAGAAAAATATTCGTCTACTTACCATTGATTTCTCTACAACTGCAAAAGTTGAAAAGAGTTTAACTTCGGTTCAAGGTGGATTACTTGTTCAAGATGAAGATACATTCTCGTTTGAGGATGCAACGATTACAGTTCCTACAAAACGTGAGCCAACTGAAAAAGAGTGGGAAGACCTTAAGCTTGCTTGGTCTGTTGTGAAGCATGTGAAGTCAAATGCGATTGTTCTTGCGAAGGATGGAATGACAGTTGGTGTTGGTGCTGGGCAAATGAATCGTGTTGGTGCTGCGAGCATAGCGATTACTCAAGCGGGTGAAAAAGCTCAAGGTTCAGCTCTCGGTTCTGATGCATTTTTCCCAATGGATGATACCGTAGAAGCAGCAGCTAAGGCTGGGGTAACAGCGATTATTCAGCCAGGTGGTTCGATTCGTGATGAGGATTCAATTAAAAAAGCGGATGAATATGGAATGACGATGGTATTCACTGGCGTGCGTCATTTTAAACATTAA
- the purN gene encoding phosphoribosylglycinamide formyltransferase, translated as MIKLAVFASGSGSNFQAILDAVKAGMLDAEISLLVCDKPGAKVIERAAAAGINQFVFSAKDYASKSHFEAEIVGQLQARKIDLVVLAGYMRLVGDTLLSSFPSQIINIHPSLLPAFPGRDAIGQAFRAGVSVTGVTIHYVDEGMDTGPIIAQREVPVAAGDQLSDVERKIHEIEHLFYPEVLQKLARRLSLA; from the coding sequence ATGATAAAATTAGCTGTATTTGCTTCAGGTAGTGGATCTAATTTTCAAGCGATCTTGGATGCAGTTAAGGCTGGAATGTTAGATGCTGAAATTTCGTTACTCGTTTGTGATAAACCAGGTGCGAAGGTGATTGAACGTGCAGCAGCCGCTGGGATTAATCAGTTTGTGTTTTCTGCTAAGGATTATGCTAGCAAATCGCATTTTGAGGCTGAAATTGTTGGTCAACTTCAAGCTAGAAAAATTGATTTAGTTGTTCTAGCAGGGTATATGAGATTAGTTGGAGATACTTTGTTATCCTCATTTCCATCACAGATCATAAATATTCACCCATCACTGTTGCCAGCATTTCCTGGAAGGGATGCGATTGGCCAGGCTTTCCGTGCAGGTGTAAGTGTAACTGGAGTAACGATTCATTATGTGGACGAAGGCATGGATACTGGCCCAATTATTGCACAAAGAGAAGTTCCAGTTGCAGCTGGAGATCAGCTTAGTGATGTAGAGCGTAAAATTCATGAAATTGAGCATTTGTTTTATCCGGAGGTATTGCAGAAATTAGCTCGGAGGTTGAGTCTGGCTTAG
- the purM gene encoding phosphoribosylformylglycinamidine cyclo-ligase: MANAYKQAGVDIEAGYEAVTRMKKHVKRTIRPEVLGGLGGFGGMFDLSKVNVKEPVLVSGTDGVGTKLMLAFMMDKHDTIGIDAVAMCVNDIVVQGAEPLYFLDYIACGKAVPEKIESIVKGIADGCEMAGCALIGGETAEMPGLYSEDEYDLAGFTVGVAEKSKLVTGDSIKAGDILIGLSSSGIHSNGYSLVRKVLLEEGKLDLHAVYDGLELSLGEELLRPTKIYVKPLLEVMKSYEVKGMSHITGGGFIENIPRMFPAGLGAEIDYGSWPIPAIFDLIEKTGDLNKKEMFNIFNMGIGMVLAVGEEVLHDVIAILEAHGEKTSIIGRVKEGEGVTFGGGAL; the protein is encoded by the coding sequence ATGGCTAACGCTTATAAGCAAGCTGGGGTAGATATAGAAGCTGGTTATGAGGCTGTAACGAGAATGAAGAAACACGTAAAGCGAACAATTCGTCCAGAGGTTCTTGGAGGTCTTGGTGGATTTGGTGGAATGTTTGATCTTTCCAAGGTTAATGTGAAAGAACCTGTACTTGTTTCTGGTACGGATGGTGTAGGTACAAAATTGATGCTCGCGTTTATGATGGATAAACACGACACAATCGGGATAGATGCAGTCGCGATGTGTGTAAATGATATTGTTGTTCAAGGTGCAGAGCCACTTTATTTCCTAGATTATATTGCATGTGGGAAAGCAGTTCCTGAAAAAATAGAAAGCATTGTCAAGGGAATTGCCGATGGCTGTGAAATGGCTGGCTGTGCTTTAATTGGCGGAGAGACAGCGGAAATGCCTGGCCTGTATAGTGAGGATGAGTATGATCTTGCAGGGTTTACTGTCGGTGTAGCTGAAAAATCGAAACTTGTAACAGGTGATTCTATTAAAGCGGGGGATATTTTAATAGGATTATCTTCTAGTGGCATTCATAGTAATGGATATTCTCTTGTTCGAAAGGTGCTTTTGGAGGAAGGGAAGCTTGATCTTCATGCTGTATATGATGGCCTTGAACTGTCTCTTGGTGAAGAGCTTTTACGTCCAACGAAAATTTATGTAAAACCATTATTAGAAGTGATGAAGTCATATGAAGTTAAAGGAATGTCACATATCACAGGTGGCGGTTTTATTGAAAATATTCCGAGAATGTTTCCTGCTGGCCTGGGAGCAGAAATTGATTATGGATCATGGCCAATACCAGCCATTTTTGATTTAATTGAAAAAACGGGTGATTTGAACAAGAAAGAAATGTTTAATATCTTTAACATGGGAATTGGAATGGTTTTAGCAGTAGGTGAAGAAGTATTGCACGATGTAATTGCCATTTTAGAGGCGCATGGTGAAAAAACATCGATCATTGGTCGAGTAAAGGAAGGCGAAGGAGTAACTTTTGGCGGAGGGGCTCTTTAA
- the purF gene encoding amidophosphoribosyltransferase: protein MLAELKGLNEECGIFGIWGHPDAAQITYYGLHSLQHRGQEGAGIVVSNGEKLKAHKGEGLVTEVFSGGQIEDLRGKAAIGHVRYATAGGGGIENVQPLLFHSQVGGLAIAHNGNLVNANALKHQLENQGSIFQSTSDTEVLAHLTRRSGYTKIHDRVKNALSMIKGAYAFILMTEKKMMVALDPNGLRPLSLGRLGDAYVVASETCAFDVVGATYVRDVEPGEFLVINDEGMTSEHFSLNTNRAICSMEYIYFSRPDSNIGGINIHTARKSLGKKLAEEAVIEADVVTGVPDSSMSAAIGFAEASGIPYELGLIKNRYVGRTFIQPSQSLREQGVKMKLSPVRGVVEGKRVVMVDDSIVRGTTSRRIVTMLREAGATEVHVRISSPPIKNPCFYGIDTSTHEELIASSHSIEEMRQLIGADSLVFLSEQGLVDAIGRSDDGEFKGQCMACFNGKYPTDIYPDTVLPHEKA from the coding sequence ATGCTTGCTGAACTCAAAGGCTTAAATGAAGAATGTGGGATATTTGGCATCTGGGGTCACCCAGATGCTGCACAAATTACGTATTATGGACTTCATAGCTTACAACACCGTGGACAAGAGGGTGCAGGAATTGTTGTAAGTAATGGAGAAAAGCTAAAGGCTCATAAAGGCGAAGGTCTTGTGACAGAAGTGTTTAGTGGTGGACAAATTGAGGATCTTCGTGGTAAAGCAGCGATTGGCCATGTGCGTTATGCAACAGCGGGTGGCGGGGGCATTGAAAATGTTCAGCCGTTATTGTTTCACTCTCAGGTTGGAGGATTAGCGATTGCTCATAATGGAAATCTAGTAAATGCTAATGCTTTAAAGCATCAGTTAGAAAATCAAGGTAGTATCTTTCAATCTACTTCTGATACAGAAGTTTTAGCACATTTAACAAGAAGAAGTGGTTATACAAAAATTCATGACCGTGTTAAAAACGCCTTATCGATGATTAAAGGCGCGTATGCGTTTATTTTAATGACGGAGAAAAAAATGATGGTGGCACTTGATCCAAACGGTCTTCGTCCATTATCACTAGGACGTTTAGGTGATGCATATGTTGTCGCTTCAGAAACCTGTGCATTCGATGTGGTAGGAGCAACATATGTACGTGATGTTGAGCCAGGTGAATTTTTAGTGATAAATGATGAAGGAATGACGTCAGAGCATTTCTCATTAAATACAAACCGTGCGATTTGTAGCATGGAATATATTTATTTTTCAAGACCAGATAGTAATATCGGTGGAATTAATATTCATACAGCACGTAAGAGCCTAGGGAAAAAGCTAGCTGAAGAAGCGGTAATTGAGGCAGATGTTGTTACAGGTGTACCTGATTCAAGTATGTCTGCAGCGATTGGTTTTGCAGAAGCTTCTGGTATTCCGTATGAATTAGGTCTGATTAAAAATCGCTATGTAGGTCGTACATTTATACAACCATCACAATCATTACGTGAACAAGGGGTAAAAATGAAGCTATCACCGGTTCGCGGGGTTGTTGAAGGAAAGCGTGTAGTTATGGTTGACGATTCAATCGTTCGTGGAACAACAAGTCGCCGTATTGTAACAATGCTTAGAGAAGCGGGAGCAACTGAGGTTCATGTGCGAATTAGTTCACCGCCGATTAAAAATCCATGTTTTTATGGAATTGATACATCAACACATGAGGAGTTAATTGCTTCGTCACACTCAATTGAAGAAATGAGACAGTTGATTGGTGCAGATTCGCTTGTGTTTTTAAGTGAACAAGGATTAGTGGATGCAATTGGCAGGTCTGATGATGGGGAATTTAAAGGTCAGTGTATGGCATGTTTTAATGGGAAATATCCAACAGACATCTATCCTGATACAGTTCTTCCACATGAAAAGGCTTAG